One genomic window of Peromyscus maniculatus bairdii isolate BWxNUB_F1_BW_parent chromosome 2, HU_Pman_BW_mat_3.1, whole genome shotgun sequence includes the following:
- the Tfap2e gene encoding transcription factor AP-2-epsilon, with amino-acid sequence LQERPDGLGAAAGGTRLSSLPQAAYGPAPPLCHTPAASAAADFQPPYFPPPYPQPPLPYGQGPDATAAFPHLAADPYGGLAPLAQPQPPQAAWAAPRPATRAHDEPPSLLAPPARALSLDPRRDYAAAVPRLLHSLADGAHGLADAPLGLPGLAAPPGLEELQAIDDPGMSLLDQSVIKKVPIPSKAGSLSALSLAKDSLVGGISNPSEVFCSVPGRLSLLSSTSKYKVTVGEVQRRLSPPECLNASLLGGVLRRAKSKNGGRCLRERLEKIGLNLPAGRRKAANVTLLTSLVEGEAVHLARDFGYVCETEFPAKAAAEYLCRQHADPGELHSRKSMLLAAKQICKEFADLMAQDRSPLGNSRPALILEPGVQSCLTHFSLITHGFGGPAICAALTAFQNYLLESLKGLDKMFLSSTGSGHGETKASEKDAKHRK; translated from the exons TTGCAGGAGCGCCCCGACGGGCTGGGCGCAGCGGCTGGCGGGACCCGCCTGTCGTCTCTGCCCCAGGCAGCCTACGGACCCGCGCCGCCACTGTGCCACACGCCCGCCGCCTCTGCCGCCGCGGACTTTCAGCCTCCCTACTTCCCGCCGCCCTACCCGCAGCCGCCTCTGCCCTACGGCCAGGGCCCCGACGCCACCGCCGCCTTTCCGCACCTGGCCGCGGATCCTTACGGCGGCCTAGCGCCCCTGGCACAGCCGCAGCCCCCGCAGGCCGCCTGGGCCGCGCCCCGCCCTGCCACCCGCGCCCACGACGAGCCGCCCAGCTTGCTGGCGCCACCCGCCCGCGCTCTGAGCCTCGACCCGCGTCGGGACTACGCTGCCGCGGTGCCCCGGCTCCTGCACAGCCTGGCCGACGGCGCGCACGGCCTGGCAGATGCTCCCCTTGGTCTTCCGGGGCTAGCGGCGCCCCCCGGCCTGGAGGAACTGCAG GCGATAGATGACCCGGGAATGAGCCTCCTGGATCAATCTGTGATCAAGAAAG TCCCCATCCCCTCCAAAGCCGGCAGCCTCTCCGCCCTCTCGCTGGCCAAAGACAGCCTGGTTGGCGGCATCAGCAACCCCAGTGAGGTCTTCTGCTCCGTGCCTGGCCGCCTGTCATTGCTCAGCTCAACCTCCAAGTACAAGGTGACCGTGGGGGAGGTGCAGCGGCGACTCTCACCTCCGGAGTGCCTCAACGCCTCCCTTCTGGGGGGTGTCCTCCGAAG GGCAAAGTCCAAGAATGGGGGCCGGTGTCTGCGGGAACGTCTGGAGAAGATTGGGCTCAACCTGCCAGCTGGTCGTCGGAAGGCAGCCAATGTGACCCTGTTGACCTCGTTGGTGGAGG GAGAAGCCGTGCACCTGGCTCGGGACTTTGGCTATGTTTGTGAGACGGAGTTTCCAGCCAAGGCAGCTGCTGAGTACCTATGCCGACAGCATGCTGACCCTGGAGAACTGCACAGCCGCAAGAGCATGCTGCTGGCTGCCAA GCAGATCTGCAAGGAGTTTGCAGACTTGATGGCTCAGGACCGCTCCCCGCTGGGCAACAGCCGCCCCGCCCTCATCCTGGAGCCCGGGGTCCAGAGCTGCCTGACGCACTTCAGCCTCATCACTCACGGCTTCGGGGGCCCGGCCATCTGCGCCGCTCTCACCGCCTTCCAGAACTACCTGCTGGAGTCACTCAAAGGACTGGACAAGATGTTTCTAAGCAGTACGGGCAGTGGGCACGGAGAGACCAAGGCTTCAGAGAAGGATGCCAAGCACCGGAAGTAg